The sequence TCCGCGTCGGGCGCCCCCATGCGCCCCCGGAAGTTGCGGTTGCTGGTGGAAACGCACACTTCCCCCGGGGCCAAGACCCCCATGTGCCGCCCCATGCAGGGGCCGCACCCCGGGGTGCCGATGGTGGCCCCCGCCTGCAAAAGGGTAAGGAGGGTGCCATCCCGGGTGGCCTCCTCCAGGACTTGGGCGCTAGCGGGGATCACCAAAAAGCGTACCCCAGGGGCCACCTTCCTCCCCCTCAGCACCTCAGCGGCGGCCCGGAGGTCCTCGATGCGACCATTGGTGCAGGTACCGATGAAAACCTGGTCCACCTTCTTGCCCCGCACCGCGGAGACCTCCTGCACGTTGTCCACGTAAAAGGGCACGGAGACCCGGGGGGTGAGGGCGGAGAGGTCGATCTCCACCTCCCGGACATACCGGGCGTCGGCATCGGGATAAAGCCAGTCGGGAACCCGGTAAAGCTTTGGGATCTCCCCAGAAGGCACCACCAGCCCCGCCTTGGCCCCGGCCTCCACCGTGAGGTTGGCCAGGGTCATGCGCTCTCCCCGGCCCAAGGATTCGGCCCCGTCCGCCAGGTGGATCTCCACCGCCATGTAGGTGGCGCCCTCAGCGGTGAGGAGGCGGACCATCTCTAGGGCGGCGTCCTTGGCGGTAACCCCCCTAGGAAGCCTTCCCCGGAAGGTCACCTTAACGCTTTCCGGAACCCTAAGCCAGGTGCGGCCGCTGGCGGCGGCCAAGGCGATGTCCGTGGCCCCCATGCCCGTGCCGAAGGCCCCCACCGCCCCGTAGGTGGTGGAGTGGGAGTCCGACCCCACCACGATCCAACCCGGCTGGGCCAGGCCCTCCTCTATGAGCACCTGGTGGCAGACCCCCCTCCCCACGTCAAAGACCCGGATGCCGTGCCTCCTGCCCCACTCCCGGATCTCCTTTTGGGCCTTGGCCACCTCCAGGTTGGCCGCCGGGGCCACGTGGTCAATGACGATGGAAACCCTTTCCGGGTAGCGGGGGGTGGCCTCCAGGTACTCCAAGCGCTTGAAGAAGCTTCCGGCGATGGAGTCCACCACCATCACCTGGTCCACCTCCACCATCAAAAGCTCCCCGGCCCTTACCTCCCTTCCCGCCTTCCTAGAAAGTATCTTTTCCGCCAAGGTCAAGCCCATGCCCGCCTCCTATACTTGAGGGTATGACCTACACCGCCCTCGTCTATGAGGACCCCGAAACCCCGGGCACCTGGATCGCCGAGTTTCCCGCCATTCCCGAAGCCCATTCCTTTGGCCGCAGCCCCGAGGAAGCCTTGGAGCTGGTGTTGGCCCACCTAAAGGAAATGGGCCGCCCCCTTCCCCAGGATGTCCGTACGGTGCAGGTGGGGGTAGATGCCGCCTAGGCCCGAGGAGGTGGCCCGGAAGCTCCAGCGCCTGGGGTTCCGCAGCCTCTAGCCTCATGCCGTGATCCACTCCCTCAGGATCCGGTCCAGCTCCTCGAGGGTGAGCCTGCCCTCCACTGCCCTCCCTATACTGAGGGCATGAAGCGCTACTGGATCCGGGTCTATCCCGACCCAAATGAACCCGGGGTATGGCTGGCCGAGGTGCCTTCCGTATACGGGGTGCGCTCCGATGGGGATAGCCGCGAAGAGGCCATCCGCAATGCGCAAGAAGCCCTCGAGGCCATGCTCCAAGCCCTAAAGGCCAAGGGTCTGCCCCTCCCCGAACCCGAGGAGGAATGGATAGAGGTAGAGGTGGATGCCGCCTAGGCCCGAAGAGGTGTTGCGGAAGCTGAAGCGGTTGGGTTTTGAGGAGGTGGGCGGCAAGGGAAGCCACCGGGTCCTCATCCATCCCGACGGCCGCCGCACCGTAGTCCCCTTCCATCGGCAAGAACTCAAAAGGGGCACTTTTCTGGGCATTCTCAAGGACGTGGGCCTCACCGAGGAGGAGTTCCGCAAGCTCTAGCCTCATGCCGTGATCCACTCCCTCAGGATCCGGTCCAGCTCCTCGAGGGTCAGCTCCCCCCGGTCTGCCAGAGCCTTGATGTGCTGGGTGATGCGGGCCAGCTCCTCTTCCCCATAGTGCAGGCCCAGCTCCTCCGCCCGCGCCCTTATGGCGTGCCGCCCGGTGAGCTTGGAGGCGATGATGAGCTTGCGCTTCACCCCAAAGACCTCCGGCGGGTAGGGTTCGTAGGACTCGGGGTTGATGTATATGGCCTTGAGGTGCATCCCTGCCTTGTGGCTGAAGGCCGTCTCCCCGGTGATGTAGTTATTGAAGGGGATCTCCACCCCCACCATCCGGGCCACCATGCGGTCCAGCTCAGGCAGCATCTCCAGCTTGTACTTCCTGCGCACATAGTCGGGCTGCAGGGTGTACATGCGGGCCAAAAAACCCCCTAAAGGGGTGATCCCGTTCCGCTCCCCGATTCCCAGGATGGTGGTGTCCACATGGGTGGCCCCCGCCTCTATGGCCTCAAAGGCGTTGGCGATGGCGCAGCCCGTGTCGTTGTGCCCGTGGAACTCTATGTCCACCTGGGGCCCCACCACCCGTCTCACCTCCCGCACCAAGGCAAAGACCTGCCTGGGGGTGGCGATGCCCACGGTGTCCGCCAGGCCCACCCGGTCCACGTAGGGGGCGATGGCCTGGTAGATTTCCAGAAGGTCGTGCTCATCGGAACGGAAGGTGTCCTCGGCGGAGAAGCGCACCTCCACGTGGGGGGCCTTCTCCCGGATGAAGCCGATCACCTCCCGGGCCTCCTCGATGATGCGGGGAATGTCCCGCCCGTGGGCCGCCCTGAGGTACTTGCTGGTGCCAAAGAGGAGGTCTATGCCCTGCACGCCGGTTTCCACCGCCACCTGGGCCGCGTCCATCCGGGTTTGAATGTGGGTCACCACCTTGGCCTTAAGGCCTAAGGAAGCCAAAGTCTCCGCGTCCTTCCGGGACTGAGGGGAGGCCATGGGGGTGGTCACCTCAATGTACTCCACGCCGAAGGCGTCCAGGGCCTTGGCGATCTCCACCTTGTCCTGGGTGGAAAAGTTGGCCCTCTCAAACTGCTCCCCTTCCCTTAAGGTGGAATCTATAATCTTCCATTCCCGCATGCGCCCCTCCCCAAAAAGAAAACCGGCCCGATTTCGGGCCGGGGGATAAGGAACCCTCTGGGGCTACCCTACCCCCCGGCGGCCGAGTTTTTTCTCACGGGCCAGCATCTTGCCTGTAAGGGTATACGAAACCCGCCCCTTTTGTCAACGGCCAAACCGTCTTTCGCGGGCCTGGTAGCTACGCAGGGCCCTCAGGAAGTCTATTTTTCGGAACTCCGGCCACAGCACGTCGGCAAAGTAGAACTCCGAGTAGGCGGACTGCCAGAGGAGGAAACCCGAAAGCCTTATCTCCCCCGAGGTGCGGATGATGAAGTCGGGGTCAGGAAGACCCGCAGTGTAAAGATGGCGGGCGATCTCCTCAGGGGTGAGCCCTTCGGCAATCTCCTTGGGGGAAAGGCCCTTTTTATCGGCCTCGAGGAGAAGCCGCTTCACCGCATCCACGATCTCCTCCCGGCCCCCGTAGCCCAAGGCGATATTCAGCACCATGCCCTGGTGGGCCTGGGTCTGGGCCTCGAGGCGCTCCAGGGCCCTTAGCACCTCCGGGGAAAACCCCTCCCGCCGCCCGATGAAGCGCACCCTAACCTGGTTCTCCAGGATGCGGTGGTCCTCCGCCATCCTCTCCGCCTCCCGCACGAAAAGGCGCATGAGCTCCTCCACCTCCTCGGGGGGGCGGCGGAAGTTATCCGTGGAAAACACCCAGACCGTCACCGTCCGGATGCCCATCTCCAGGCACCACTCCAGGACCTCGTAGGCCTTTTGTACCCCAAACTCATGCCCCTTGACGGGGGCTAGGCCCAAGGCCCGGGCGTAGCGGCGGTTTCCATCCAGGATCAGGCCCAGGTGCTTGGGAACCGGGCCTCCTTTCACCTCCTGGAGGAGGCGCTTTTCGTAAAGCCAGTAGAGGGGCCGGGAGAGGGAGAGGAGGCGGCGGACCATACCCTTTCCACCCTAAGGCGGGAGGATGAGAAAGGGAAGGGCTAACGGTATAGCTCCCGGGCGATGACGTGGCGCTGGATCTCCGAGGTGCCCTCGTAGATCTCCGTCACCTTGGCGTCGCGGTAGTAGCGCTCCACCCGGTAGTCCCGGTGGTAGCCGTACCCCCCCAACACCTGCACCGCCTCCCGGGTCACCTCCACCGCCACGCTGCTGGCGAAGAGCTTGGCGGCGCTGGCCTCCAGGGTGAACCGCTCCCCGGAGTCCTTTTTCCTGGCGGCCTCCAGCACCAAGGCCCGGGCGGCGACGATCTTCACGTGCATGTCGGCGATCTTGAAGGCGATGGCCTGGTGCTCGCGAAGTTTCTTGCCGAACTGCTCCCTTTCGTCGGCATAGGCCTTGGCGATCTCAAAGGCCCCCCGGGCGATGCCCACCGCCTGGGCCGCCACCCCAATCCGGCCCGAATCCAAGCCCGCCAGGGCGTAGGCCAGGCCCCTCCCCTCCTCCCCCAGGAGGTTCTCCTCCGGCACGAAGACCTCCTCGAGGCGAACCTCGGCGGTGTGGGCGGCGTGGAGGCCCATCTTCGCCTCCGGGGGGCCAAAGGAAAGGCCTGGGGTGCCCTTCTCCACCAAAAAGGCGCTGATGCCCTTCTCGCTCCTGGCCATGACCACGTAGAGCTGGGCCTGGCCCGCGGAGGTGATCCAGCTTTTCAGTCCGTTCAGCACGAAGCCCCCAGGCACCCTCCTGGCCTCGGTGCGGATACTGGCGGCGTCGGAGCCCGCCTGGGGCTCGGTGAGGCAGAAGGCCCCGATCCACTCCCCCCGGGCCAGAGGAACCAGGTACTTTCGCTTTTGCGCCTCAGTGCCGAAGCGGAGAAGCATGTACTGGGGTAGCCCGCTGGTCACCGAGAGCACCACGGCCACGCTGGGATCCGCGGCGGCGATCTCCTCCAGGGCCAGGGCCCAGGTCACGGAGTCCAACCCCACCCCTCCCCACTCCTCTGGGGTGGTCATGCCCAAGAAACCCAGCTCCGCCAGGGCCCTTAGCTGGGGCCAGGGGTACTCCCCCTTGCGGTCGTATTCCGGGGCCAAGGGGTAAAGGACCTCCTTGGCCACCTGGCGCACGGTGTCCAGCACCAGTTTTTGTTCGGTGGTCAGGGTCATCTTCCCTATCGTAACACTGCATGTCGGCAAAAAAACGTCACACTAAGGGCAGAAGCCCCTTTTAGCCCAGATGCTTAACCCTCCCCCCAACGGGGAGCCCGCTGGGCCTTCAAGCCCAGGTGGTCCAGGATGCGCTGGGTGACGAAACCCAGGAGGTCGGAGATCTCCTTGGGCCGGTGATAAAAGCCCGGGCTTGCTGGGAGGATGACCGCCCCCGCCTCCGCCGCCTGCACCATGGCCTTCAGGGTGGGAAGGGGTAAAGGAGCCTCCCGGGGCACCAGGATCAGGGGGCGCCGCTCCTTCAGGTGCACGTAGGCGGCTCGGGTGAGGAGGGTATCCGCCAGCCCCAGGGCGATTTTGGCCAGGGTGCTGGCCGAGCAGGGTACCACCACCATTCCCCGGGTGGGGAAGGACCCCGAGGCAATGGGAGCACCAAGGTCGCCGTCCTTGTACACCCAGCTGGCCAAGGGGTAGAGGTCCTTCGGGCCTAGGCCCATCTCCTCCCACAAGACCCGCTTGGCTCCCTGGCTTAAGACCAGGTGCACCTCGGCGAGGCCCTGCAAGGCTTGCAATAGGTCCAGGGCATAGGGCATGCCGCTGGCCCCCGTTAACCCCACCACCACCCGGGGAAGATCCGCCATGGTCCCATGCTACCCCTGAACCTTGGCCCCACTTGAGGCCTCCACACAAAACCCCGGACCCCAAGGGGTCCGGGGGGCACCCCGTGGGACGGGGGCTACTTCAGCTCCACCACCGCGCCCACGGCCTCCAGCTTCTTCTTGATCTCCTCGGCCTCGGCCTTGGGAATGCCCTCCTTGATGGGGCCCCCCTTCTCCGCCAGGTCCTTGGCCTCCTTAAGGCCCAGGCCGGTGATGGCGCGAACCTCCTTGATGACCTCCAGTTTCTTGGCCCCGGCGTCCTTGAGGATCACGTCAAACTCGGTCTTCTCCTCCACGGGAGCCGCCGCTTGGGCTGCCGCAGGGGCCGCGGCCACCGCCACCGGGGCCGCCGCGGTCACGCCCCAGGTCTCCTTCAGCACGTCAATGAGCTGCTTCAGTTCCAAAACCGTAGCCTGGGAAAGCTCTTCCTTGATCCTCTCGATGTCCAACGCCATCTTCTACCTCCTACGCCGCCTTTTTGTCCGCGTACGCTTCCAAGATGCCTACCAGCTCGCGGGCCACACCGCCCAGGACACCCAATAGCTCCGCCATGGGCGCCTGCAACACGCCCACAAGCTCCGCCCTGAGCTCGTCCATGGTGGGAAGCTCCGCCAGGGCCACCACATCCTTGGCCAAAAGCACCTGGCCCTGCAAAAGCCCGCCCTTGGCCTCGGGAATGCCCTTGGGGTTCTTCTTGGCGAACTCCGAAAGGGCCTTGGCCGCCGCCACCGGGTCCTGGTAAAAGACCACGGCGCTGGGGCCCATTAGCCCATCCAGCTCGGGCAGGCCCAGCTCCCTAAGGGCGATGCGGATCAGGGTGTTCTTGGCCACGAAGAGCCTGGCCCCCTTCTCCTTCAGGGCCTGGCGCAGGGCGTGGGTTTCCTTGGCGGAAAGCCCCTGGTAGTTCACCAGGAAGAAGGAGCCATGGGCCCGCTCAAGGTTTTCCTTGAGGGCAGCTAGAAGCTCAACGTTGCGCTTATTGGGCACGCCTTCCTCCCTTTGGGGCAGGGGAACCCCAGCCGACTTTTGGGGATTTCCGAGAAACGCTCCCCCTGCAAGCGCCTCGGCGGGATGTTTAAGGCCTCAAGCCCCCCGCTGTCTTTGGCCTGGGCGCCCTAGCGCCCGGGGTGCCATAGAGGAGTTTAAAAGGGAAGGGACTTGGCGTCAAGCCAGGCCCCTTCCCAGGGGGTTTAGGAATGGGGGTTGATGCGGATGCTGGGCCCCATGGTGGTGGTCACGTAGACGGAGCGCAAGAAGGTGCCCTTGGCCGCCTCGGGCTTGCTGGCCTCGAGGGCCTTGATGAAGGCCCGGATGTTCTCGGCGATCTTCTCCGGGGGGAAGCTCACCTTGCCCACGGGGGCATGGATGGCCCCGGTCTTGTCGTTGCGGAACTCAATGCGGCCCGCCTTGATCTCCTTGATGATCTCCCCGATGTTGAAGCCCACGGTACCGGCCTTAGGGTTGGGCAAGAGCCCCCTTGGGCCCAGGATGCGGCCCAGCTTGGAGCCCACGGCCCCCATCACGTCCGGGGTGGCCACCACGGCGTCAAAGTCCAGCCAGCCATCCAGGATCTTCTGGATGATCTCCTCCCCCCCCACGTAGTCGGCCCCGGCCTCCTCGGCCTCCTTGATCTTCTCGCCCT is a genomic window of Thermus albus containing:
- the rplJ gene encoding 50S ribosomal protein L10 codes for the protein MPNKRNVELLAALKENLERAHGSFFLVNYQGLSAKETHALRQALKEKGARLFVAKNTLIRIALRELGLPELDGLMGPSAVVFYQDPVAAAKALSEFAKKNPKGIPEAKGGLLQGQVLLAKDVVALAELPTMDELRAELVGVLQAPMAELLGVLGGVARELVGILEAYADKKAA
- a CDS encoding type II toxin-antitoxin system HicB family antitoxin; this encodes MTYTALVYEDPETPGTWIAEFPAIPEAHSFGRSPEEALELVLAHLKEMGRPLPQDVRTVQVGVDAA
- the lysS gene encoding homocitrate synthase, which encodes MREWKIIDSTLREGEQFERANFSTQDKVEIAKALDAFGVEYIEVTTPMASPQSRKDAETLASLGLKAKVVTHIQTRMDAAQVAVETGVQGIDLLFGTSKYLRAAHGRDIPRIIEEAREVIGFIREKAPHVEVRFSAEDTFRSDEHDLLEIYQAIAPYVDRVGLADTVGIATPRQVFALVREVRRVVGPQVDIEFHGHNDTGCAIANAFEAIEAGATHVDTTILGIGERNGITPLGGFLARMYTLQPDYVRRKYKLEMLPELDRMVARMVGVEIPFNNYITGETAFSHKAGMHLKAIYINPESYEPYPPEVFGVKRKLIIASKLTGRHAIRARAEELGLHYGEEELARITQHIKALADRGELTLEELDRILREWITA
- a CDS encoding acyl-CoA dehydrogenase family protein, with the protein product MTLTTEQKLVLDTVRQVAKEVLYPLAPEYDRKGEYPWPQLRALAELGFLGMTTPEEWGGVGLDSVTWALALEEIAAADPSVAVVLSVTSGLPQYMLLRFGTEAQKRKYLVPLARGEWIGAFCLTEPQAGSDAASIRTEARRVPGGFVLNGLKSWITSAGQAQLYVVMARSEKGISAFLVEKGTPGLSFGPPEAKMGLHAAHTAEVRLEEVFVPEENLLGEEGRGLAYALAGLDSGRIGVAAQAVGIARGAFEIAKAYADEREQFGKKLREHQAIAFKIADMHVKIVAARALVLEAARKKDSGERFTLEASAAKLFASSVAVEVTREAVQVLGGYGYHRDYRVERYYRDAKVTEIYEGTSEIQRHVIARELYR
- a CDS encoding UbiX family flavin prenyltransferase — protein: MADLPRVVVGLTGASGMPYALDLLQALQGLAEVHLVLSQGAKRVLWEEMGLGPKDLYPLASWVYKDGDLGAPIASGSFPTRGMVVVPCSASTLAKIALGLADTLLTRAAYVHLKERRPLILVPREAPLPLPTLKAMVQAAEAGAVILPASPGFYHRPKEISDLLGFVTQRILDHLGLKAQRAPRWGEG
- a CDS encoding 3-isopropylmalate dehydratase large subunit, whose protein sequence is MGLTLAEKILSRKAGREVRAGELLMVEVDQVMVVDSIAGSFFKRLEYLEATPRYPERVSIVIDHVAPAANLEVAKAQKEIREWGRRHGIRVFDVGRGVCHQVLIEEGLAQPGWIVVGSDSHSTTYGAVGAFGTGMGATDIALAAASGRTWLRVPESVKVTFRGRLPRGVTAKDAALEMVRLLTAEGATYMAVEIHLADGAESLGRGERMTLANLTVEAGAKAGLVVPSGEIPKLYRVPDWLYPDADARYVREVEIDLSALTPRVSVPFYVDNVQEVSAVRGKKVDQVFIGTCTNGRIEDLRAAAEVLRGRKVAPGVRFLVIPASAQVLEEATRDGTLLTLLQAGATIGTPGCGPCMGRHMGVLAPGEVCVSTSNRNFRGRMGAPDAEIYLASPRVAAASAVAGYIATPEDLAPLEEEAHA
- a CDS encoding type II toxin-antitoxin system HicA family toxin, giving the protein MPPRPEEVLRKLKRLGFEEVGGKGSHRVLIHPDGRRTVVPFHRQELKRGTFLGILKDVGLTEEEFRKL
- the rplL gene encoding 50S ribosomal protein L7/L12, translated to MALDIERIKEELSQATVLELKQLIDVLKETWGVTAAAPVAVAAAPAAAQAAAPVEEKTEFDVILKDAGAKKLEVIKEVRAITGLGLKEAKDLAEKGGPIKEGIPKAEAEEIKKKLEAVGAVVELK
- a CDS encoding isoprenyl transferase, with product MVRRLLSLSRPLYWLYEKRLLQEVKGGPVPKHLGLILDGNRRYARALGLAPVKGHEFGVQKAYEVLEWCLEMGIRTVTVWVFSTDNFRRPPEEVEELMRLFVREAERMAEDHRILENQVRVRFIGRREGFSPEVLRALERLEAQTQAHQGMVLNIALGYGGREEIVDAVKRLLLEADKKGLSPKEIAEGLTPEEIARHLYTAGLPDPDFIIRTSGEIRLSGFLLWQSAYSEFYFADVLWPEFRKIDFLRALRSYQARERRFGR
- a CDS encoding type II toxin-antitoxin system HicB family antitoxin; amino-acid sequence: MKRYWIRVYPDPNEPGVWLAEVPSVYGVRSDGDSREEAIRNAQEALEAMLQALKAKGLPLPEPEEEWIEVEVDAA
- the rplA gene encoding 50S ribosomal protein L1, whose translation is MTKHGKRYRALLEKVDPAKVYTIDEAARLLKELATAKFDETVEVHAKLGIDPRKSDQNVRGTVSLPHGLGKQVRVLAIAKGEKIKEAEEAGADYVGGEEIIQKILDGWLDFDAVVATPDVMGAVGSKLGRILGPRGLLPNPKAGTVGFNIGEIIKEIKAGRIEFRNDKTGAIHAPVGKVSFPPEKIAENIRAFIKALEASKPEAAKGTFLRSVYVTTTMGPSIRINPHS